Proteins co-encoded in one Phycodurus eques isolate BA_2022a chromosome 14, UOR_Pequ_1.1, whole genome shotgun sequence genomic window:
- the LOC133412362 gene encoding 14-3-3 protein zeta-like, with amino-acid sequence MDKADLIQKAKLAEQAERYDDMAECMKVVTEKGEDLTNEERNLLSVAYKNVVGARRSSWRVLSSIEGKSETSEKKLQLAKEYREKVENELQVICNNVLTLLDKYLIGNSIQQESKVFYLKMKGDYYRYLAEVASPEEKLTIIENSQQAYKEAFHISKTGMDPTHPIRLGLALNFSVFYYEILNSPEKACELAKKAFDEAIAELDQLNEESYKDSTLIMQLLRDNLTLWTSDTAGEEGDAGERGDCGETEN; translated from the exons atgGATAAAGCGGATCTTATCCAGAAGGCCAAGCTGGCAGAACAGGCCGAGCGTTACGACGACATGGCCGAGTGCATGAAAGTGGTCACGGAGAAGGGCGAAGACCTGACGAACGAGGAGCGGAACCTGCTGTCCGTTGCCTACAAGAACGTGGTGGGGGCCCGGCGGTCCTCATGGAGGGTGCTCTCCAGCATCGAAGGCAAGTCCGAGACCAGTGAGAAGAAGCTTCAGCTGGCTAAGGAATATCGGGAGAAAGTGGAGAATGAGCTGCAGGTCATCTGCAACAACGTTTTG ACACTGCTGGACAAATATTTAATTGGAAACTCCATACAACAAGAGAGCAAAGTGTTTTACCTAAAGATGAAGGGGGATTACTATAGATACCTCGCTGAGGTTGCCTCCCCAGAGGAGAAATTGA CGATCATCGAGAACTCACAGCAGGCGTACAAGGAAGCGTTTCACATCAGTAAGACTGGCATGGACCCCACACATCCCATCCGCTTGGGTCTGGCTCTTAACTTTTCAGTCTTCTACTACGAGATCCTCAACTCTCCAGAAAAAGCTTGTGAACTCGCTAAAAAG GCGTTCGACGAGGCTATCGCCGAGCTCGACCAACTAAACGAGGAGTCTTACAAAGACAGCACCCTCATCATGCAGCTCCTCAGAGACAATCTGACA CTATGGACATCGGACACCGCTGGTGAAGAGGGCGATGCCGGAGAAAGAGGTGACTGTGGCGAAACTGAGAACTAA
- the adam17a gene encoding disintegrin and metalloproteinase domain-containing protein 17a isoform X2 — protein MWSVCVFAFVAHFCLSGAVNSRITAGKIRYANAEIDALNSILADFELLPVSDLQLHSVRKRDVHTPSHLERLVSFRALHRHFKLYLTTNTELFTDNFQAVFVDKLGREENYDVQLQNYFTGHVVGEENSRVQAHIDGDEFSAHILTDEAEYNVEPLWRFTDSGGDGRLLVYRSEDIRNLSRLVSPKVCGYVHSKDLLPESTRAGWNEPEVMDKINAFHHREKRQAHDHKKNTCPLLLVADHRFFKHMGRGQESVTLNYLIELIDRVDDIYRNTTWGDDLKGYGVQIHQMIIHKEATKPPPGRAGTGWVHYNMENSPVRGKMVWDVKKLLEQFSSDIADNASTVCLAHLFTYQDFDEGTLGLAYVAPSKPQALGGLCPKPYYPSLSAKKPSYLNTGLTSTKNYGKTILTKEADLVTTHELGHNFGAEHDPDNIPYCAPSDDHGGKFVMYPIAVSGDHVNNKRFSNCSKISIGKTLRYKAPVCFKERNSKVCGNSRVEEGEECDPGLLHLYDDPCCLSSCKFKFGSQCSDRNSPCCTNCRFKLAGTRCQEPISATCKGIASCTGNSSRCPPPENAIDDTVCVDNGRCRNGECNPFCEALQNLQSCACTATEDSCKVCCRRQDGTCSPFVLNSGIFLFLRKGKPCTVGFCDENGKCMKQVQDVIERLWDFIDKLDINTFGKFLADNIVGSVVVFSLIFWIPLSILVHCVDKRLDQQYEENTMSLYRPLNQEILSSLESASVHIVKPPQPPSSSFAGPTVLLSQPRQASAAVSAVSKPTPGPSYVATPDSVGSGGGLRMATIQEDNSGDSHPVEEAGRGDDFPTAGVCSSATRSSYEDLSDQSPSARERRRLKRQKCFDTKETEC, from the exons ATGTGGAGCGTGTGCGTATTTGCGTTTGTGGCTCACTTCTGCTTGAGCGGAGCTGTTAATTCGAGAATTACAGCGGGAAAAATCCGTTATGCTAACGCCGAAATTG ATGCACTTAATTCCATTCTGGCTGATTTTGAGCTTCTGCCAGTGTCAGACCTCCAGTTGCACTCTGTGAGGAAGAGGGACGTGCACACCCCGTCCCACCTTGAGCGACTGGTCAGCTTCAGAGCTTTACACAG ACATTTCAAGCTGTACTTGACCACCAACACAGAGCTTTTCACTGACAATTTCCAAGCTGTGTTTGTCGATAAACTCGGAAGGGAGGAGAACTATGACGTTCAGCTTCAGAACTACTTCACGGGGCATGTAGTCG gtGAAGAGAACTCTCGTGTGCAGGCACACATTGATGGTGATGAGTTTTCAGCTCACATTTTAACTGATGAAGCAGAGTACAATGTCGAG CCCTTATGGCGTTTTACAGACAGTGGTGGCGATGGCAGGTTGCTGGTGTATCGCTCAGAAGACATCAGGAATCTTAGCCGCCTCGTGTCTCCAAAAGTGTGTGGTTACGTCCATTCCAAGGACCTGCTGCCCGAGTCCACCAGGGCGGGTTGGAACGAGCCAGAAGTGATGGACAAGATAAATG CTTTTCATCACAGAGAAAAGCGCCAAGCCCACGACCACAAAAAGAACACCTGCCCACTGTTGCTAGTTGCAGACCACCGCTTCTTTAAACACATGGGGCGCGGACAAGAGAGTGTCACACTCAATTACCTG ATTGAATTGATAGATCGAGTCGATGACATTTATCGAAATACAACCTGGGGTGATGACTTAAAAGGCTACGGGGTCCAAATACATCAG aTGATCATCCACAAGGAGGCCACTAAACCTCCTCCTGGTCGTGCTGGCACCGGCTGGGTCCACTACAACATGGAAAACAGTCCTGTGCGAGGGAAAATGGTTTGGGATGTCAAGAAGCTTCTGGAG CAATTCAGCTCAGACATAGCTGACAACGCATCCACTGTATGTCTGGCCCACCTGTTCACCTACCAGGATTTTGACGAGGGCACCCTGGGCCTCGCCTATGTTGCCCCCTCCAAACCTCAGGCCCTGGGTGGCCTCTGCCCCAAAC CATATTATCCATCTTTGTCTGCCAAGAAGCCCAGTTACCTCAACACCGGCTTGACCAGCACCAAGAATTACGGAAAAACAATCCTGACAAAG GAGGCAGATTTGGTGACCACTCATGAGCTGGGCCATAACTTTGGAGCCGAGCACGATCCGGACAACATTCCATACTGTGCTCCTAGTGACGACCACGGGGGAAAGTTTGTCATGTATCCAATTGCTGTGAGCGGAGATCATGTCAACAACAAG CGTTTCTCCAACTGCAGCAAGATCTCCATAGGAAAGACGCTGCGTTACAAGGCTCCTGTCTGCTTTAAGGAGAGGAACAGCAAAGTTTGTGGGAACTCCCGAGTGGAAGAAGGGGAGGAGTGTGACCCTGGCTTGCTCCACCTCTATGACGACCCTTGTTGCTTGTCGAGCTGCAAGTTCAAATTTGGTTCCCAGTGCAG TGACCGTAACAGCCCGTGCTGCACAAACTGCAGATTTAAGCTGGCAGGCACAAGATGCCAAGAGCCCATCAGTGCGACCTGTAAGGGCATAGCCTCCTGCACAG GCAACAGCAGTCGTTGTCCTCCCCCTGAAAACGCCATCGACGACACAGTTTGCGTGGACAACGGACGGTGCCGCAATGGAGAGTGCAACCCGTTCTGTGAGGCCTTGCAGAACCTTCAGTCCTGTGCCTGCACTG CAACTGAGGATTCCTGCAAAGTGTGCTGCCGGAGGCAAGATGGCACCTGTTCGCCCTTCGTCCTGAACAGTGGCATCTTCCTTTTCCTACGTAAAGGGAAACCTTGCACTGTGGGCTTCTGCGATGAGAAC GGGAAGTGCATGAAGCAGGTGCAGGATGTAATTGAACGTCTCTGGGACTTCATTGACAAACTGGACATAAACACGTTTG GAAAATTCCTGGCAGATAACATTGTGGGTTCTGTTGTGGTGTTCTCACTCATCTTCTGGATCCCTCTTAGTATTCTGGTTCACTGCGTG GACAAGAGACTCGACCAGCAGTATGAGGAGAACACAATGTCGCTGTACCGCCCTCTGAAT CAAGAAATCCTGAGCAGTCTGGAGTCAGCGTCCGTGCACATCGTCAagcctcctcagcctccctcttcctccttcgccgGCCCGACCGTGCTCTTATCGCAGCCCCGCCAGGCGTCGGCGGCAGTCAGCGCCGTCTCAAAGCCGACCCCCGGGCCGAGCTATGTGGCCACGCCGGACAGCGTCGGCAGCGGCGGGGGGCTGCGGATGGCCACCATCCAGGAGGACAACAGCGGCGACTCTCACCCGGTAGAGGAGGCGGGCCGGGGCGACGACTTCCCAACCGCAGGAGTCTGCTCGTCGGCTACGAGATCCTCCTACGAGGATCTGAGCGATCAGAGCCCGTCGGCCCGGGAGAGGCGGCGTCTCAAGAGGCAGAAGTGCTTTGACACCAAAGAGACAGAGTGCTGA
- the adam17a gene encoding disintegrin and metalloproteinase domain-containing protein 17a isoform X1 → MWSVCVFAFVAHFCLSGAVNSRITAGKIRYANAEIDALNSILADFELLPVSDLQLHSVRKRDVHTPSHLERLVSFRALHRHFKLYLTTNTELFTDNFQAVFVDKLGREENYDVQLQNYFTGHVVGEENSRVQAHIDGDEFSAHILTDEAEYNVEPLWRFTDSGGDGRLLVYRSEDIRNLSRLVSPKVCGYVHSKDLLPESTRAGWNEPEVMDKINAFHHREKRQAHDHKKNTCPLLLVADHRFFKHMGRGQESVTLNYLIELIDRVDDIYRNTTWGDDLKGYGVQIHQMIIHKEATKPPPGRAGTGWVHYNMENSPVRGKMVWDVKKLLEQFSSDIADNASTVCLAHLFTYQDFDEGTLGLAYVAPSKPQALGGLCPKPYYPSLSAKKPSYLNTGLTSTKNYGKTILTKEADLVTTHELGHNFGAEHDPDNIPYCAPSDDHGGKFVMYPIAVSGDHVNNKRFSNCSKISIGKTLRYKAPVCFKERNSKVCGNSRVEEGEECDPGLLHLYDDPCCLSSCKFKFGSQCSDRNSPCCTNCRFKLAGTRCQEPISATCKGIASCTGNSSRCPPPENAIDDTVCVDNGRCRNGECNPFCEALQNLQSCACTATEDSCKVCCRRQDGTCSPFVLNSGIFLFLRKGKPCTVGFCDENGKCMKQVQDVIERLWDFIDKLDINTFGKFLADNIVGSVVVFSLIFWIPLSILVHCVDKRLDQQYEENTMSLYRPLNQTLEVCNRAPAGARNPEQSGVSVRAHRQASSASLFLLRRPDRALIAAPPGVGGSQRRLKADPRAELCGHAGQRRQRRGAADGHHPGGQQRRLSPGRGGGPGRRLPNRRSLLVGYEILLRGSERSEPVGPGEAASQEAEVL, encoded by the exons ATGTGGAGCGTGTGCGTATTTGCGTTTGTGGCTCACTTCTGCTTGAGCGGAGCTGTTAATTCGAGAATTACAGCGGGAAAAATCCGTTATGCTAACGCCGAAATTG ATGCACTTAATTCCATTCTGGCTGATTTTGAGCTTCTGCCAGTGTCAGACCTCCAGTTGCACTCTGTGAGGAAGAGGGACGTGCACACCCCGTCCCACCTTGAGCGACTGGTCAGCTTCAGAGCTTTACACAG ACATTTCAAGCTGTACTTGACCACCAACACAGAGCTTTTCACTGACAATTTCCAAGCTGTGTTTGTCGATAAACTCGGAAGGGAGGAGAACTATGACGTTCAGCTTCAGAACTACTTCACGGGGCATGTAGTCG gtGAAGAGAACTCTCGTGTGCAGGCACACATTGATGGTGATGAGTTTTCAGCTCACATTTTAACTGATGAAGCAGAGTACAATGTCGAG CCCTTATGGCGTTTTACAGACAGTGGTGGCGATGGCAGGTTGCTGGTGTATCGCTCAGAAGACATCAGGAATCTTAGCCGCCTCGTGTCTCCAAAAGTGTGTGGTTACGTCCATTCCAAGGACCTGCTGCCCGAGTCCACCAGGGCGGGTTGGAACGAGCCAGAAGTGATGGACAAGATAAATG CTTTTCATCACAGAGAAAAGCGCCAAGCCCACGACCACAAAAAGAACACCTGCCCACTGTTGCTAGTTGCAGACCACCGCTTCTTTAAACACATGGGGCGCGGACAAGAGAGTGTCACACTCAATTACCTG ATTGAATTGATAGATCGAGTCGATGACATTTATCGAAATACAACCTGGGGTGATGACTTAAAAGGCTACGGGGTCCAAATACATCAG aTGATCATCCACAAGGAGGCCACTAAACCTCCTCCTGGTCGTGCTGGCACCGGCTGGGTCCACTACAACATGGAAAACAGTCCTGTGCGAGGGAAAATGGTTTGGGATGTCAAGAAGCTTCTGGAG CAATTCAGCTCAGACATAGCTGACAACGCATCCACTGTATGTCTGGCCCACCTGTTCACCTACCAGGATTTTGACGAGGGCACCCTGGGCCTCGCCTATGTTGCCCCCTCCAAACCTCAGGCCCTGGGTGGCCTCTGCCCCAAAC CATATTATCCATCTTTGTCTGCCAAGAAGCCCAGTTACCTCAACACCGGCTTGACCAGCACCAAGAATTACGGAAAAACAATCCTGACAAAG GAGGCAGATTTGGTGACCACTCATGAGCTGGGCCATAACTTTGGAGCCGAGCACGATCCGGACAACATTCCATACTGTGCTCCTAGTGACGACCACGGGGGAAAGTTTGTCATGTATCCAATTGCTGTGAGCGGAGATCATGTCAACAACAAG CGTTTCTCCAACTGCAGCAAGATCTCCATAGGAAAGACGCTGCGTTACAAGGCTCCTGTCTGCTTTAAGGAGAGGAACAGCAAAGTTTGTGGGAACTCCCGAGTGGAAGAAGGGGAGGAGTGTGACCCTGGCTTGCTCCACCTCTATGACGACCCTTGTTGCTTGTCGAGCTGCAAGTTCAAATTTGGTTCCCAGTGCAG TGACCGTAACAGCCCGTGCTGCACAAACTGCAGATTTAAGCTGGCAGGCACAAGATGCCAAGAGCCCATCAGTGCGACCTGTAAGGGCATAGCCTCCTGCACAG GCAACAGCAGTCGTTGTCCTCCCCCTGAAAACGCCATCGACGACACAGTTTGCGTGGACAACGGACGGTGCCGCAATGGAGAGTGCAACCCGTTCTGTGAGGCCTTGCAGAACCTTCAGTCCTGTGCCTGCACTG CAACTGAGGATTCCTGCAAAGTGTGCTGCCGGAGGCAAGATGGCACCTGTTCGCCCTTCGTCCTGAACAGTGGCATCTTCCTTTTCCTACGTAAAGGGAAACCTTGCACTGTGGGCTTCTGCGATGAGAAC GGGAAGTGCATGAAGCAGGTGCAGGATGTAATTGAACGTCTCTGGGACTTCATTGACAAACTGGACATAAACACGTTTG GAAAATTCCTGGCAGATAACATTGTGGGTTCTGTTGTGGTGTTCTCACTCATCTTCTGGATCCCTCTTAGTATTCTGGTTCACTGCGTG GACAAGAGACTCGACCAGCAGTATGAGGAGAACACAATGTCGCTGTACCGCCCTCTGAAT CAGACGCTGGAGGTTTGTAATAGAGCTCCAGCCGGAG CAAGAAATCCTGAGCAGTCTGGAGTCAGCGTCCGTGCACATCGTCAagcctcctcagcctccctcttcctccttcgccgGCCCGACCGTGCTCTTATCGCAGCCCCGCCAGGCGTCGGCGGCAGTCAGCGCCGTCTCAAAGCCGACCCCCGGGCCGAGCTATGTGGCCACGCCGGACAGCGTCGGCAGCGGCGGGGGGCTGCGGATGGCCACCATCCAGGAGGACAACAGCGGCGACTCTCACCCGGTAGAGGAGGCGGGCCGGGGCGACGACTTCCCAACCGCAGGAGTCTGCTCGTCGGCTACGAGATCCTCCTACGAGGATCTGAGCGATCAGAGCCCGTCGGCCCGGGAGAGGCGGCGTCTCAAGAGGCAGAAGTGCTTTGA
- the adam17a gene encoding disintegrin and metalloproteinase domain-containing protein 17a isoform X3 encodes MDKINAFHHREKRQAHDHKKNTCPLLLVADHRFFKHMGRGQESVTLNYLIELIDRVDDIYRNTTWGDDLKGYGVQIHQMIIHKEATKPPPGRAGTGWVHYNMENSPVRGKMVWDVKKLLEQFSSDIADNASTVCLAHLFTYQDFDEGTLGLAYVAPSKPQALGGLCPKPYYPSLSAKKPSYLNTGLTSTKNYGKTILTKEADLVTTHELGHNFGAEHDPDNIPYCAPSDDHGGKFVMYPIAVSGDHVNNKRFSNCSKISIGKTLRYKAPVCFKERNSKVCGNSRVEEGEECDPGLLHLYDDPCCLSSCKFKFGSQCSDRNSPCCTNCRFKLAGTRCQEPISATCKGIASCTGNSSRCPPPENAIDDTVCVDNGRCRNGECNPFCEALQNLQSCACTATEDSCKVCCRRQDGTCSPFVLNSGIFLFLRKGKPCTVGFCDENGKCMKQVQDVIERLWDFIDKLDINTFGKFLADNIVGSVVVFSLIFWIPLSILVHCVDKRLDQQYEENTMSLYRPLNQTLEVCNRAPAGARNPEQSGVSVRAHRQASSASLFLLRRPDRALIAAPPGVGGSQRRLKADPRAELCGHAGQRRQRRGAADGHHPGGQQRRLSPGRGGGPGRRLPNRRSLLVGYEILLRGSERSEPVGPGEAASQEAEVL; translated from the exons ATGGACAAGATAAATG CTTTTCATCACAGAGAAAAGCGCCAAGCCCACGACCACAAAAAGAACACCTGCCCACTGTTGCTAGTTGCAGACCACCGCTTCTTTAAACACATGGGGCGCGGACAAGAGAGTGTCACACTCAATTACCTG ATTGAATTGATAGATCGAGTCGATGACATTTATCGAAATACAACCTGGGGTGATGACTTAAAAGGCTACGGGGTCCAAATACATCAG aTGATCATCCACAAGGAGGCCACTAAACCTCCTCCTGGTCGTGCTGGCACCGGCTGGGTCCACTACAACATGGAAAACAGTCCTGTGCGAGGGAAAATGGTTTGGGATGTCAAGAAGCTTCTGGAG CAATTCAGCTCAGACATAGCTGACAACGCATCCACTGTATGTCTGGCCCACCTGTTCACCTACCAGGATTTTGACGAGGGCACCCTGGGCCTCGCCTATGTTGCCCCCTCCAAACCTCAGGCCCTGGGTGGCCTCTGCCCCAAAC CATATTATCCATCTTTGTCTGCCAAGAAGCCCAGTTACCTCAACACCGGCTTGACCAGCACCAAGAATTACGGAAAAACAATCCTGACAAAG GAGGCAGATTTGGTGACCACTCATGAGCTGGGCCATAACTTTGGAGCCGAGCACGATCCGGACAACATTCCATACTGTGCTCCTAGTGACGACCACGGGGGAAAGTTTGTCATGTATCCAATTGCTGTGAGCGGAGATCATGTCAACAACAAG CGTTTCTCCAACTGCAGCAAGATCTCCATAGGAAAGACGCTGCGTTACAAGGCTCCTGTCTGCTTTAAGGAGAGGAACAGCAAAGTTTGTGGGAACTCCCGAGTGGAAGAAGGGGAGGAGTGTGACCCTGGCTTGCTCCACCTCTATGACGACCCTTGTTGCTTGTCGAGCTGCAAGTTCAAATTTGGTTCCCAGTGCAG TGACCGTAACAGCCCGTGCTGCACAAACTGCAGATTTAAGCTGGCAGGCACAAGATGCCAAGAGCCCATCAGTGCGACCTGTAAGGGCATAGCCTCCTGCACAG GCAACAGCAGTCGTTGTCCTCCCCCTGAAAACGCCATCGACGACACAGTTTGCGTGGACAACGGACGGTGCCGCAATGGAGAGTGCAACCCGTTCTGTGAGGCCTTGCAGAACCTTCAGTCCTGTGCCTGCACTG CAACTGAGGATTCCTGCAAAGTGTGCTGCCGGAGGCAAGATGGCACCTGTTCGCCCTTCGTCCTGAACAGTGGCATCTTCCTTTTCCTACGTAAAGGGAAACCTTGCACTGTGGGCTTCTGCGATGAGAAC GGGAAGTGCATGAAGCAGGTGCAGGATGTAATTGAACGTCTCTGGGACTTCATTGACAAACTGGACATAAACACGTTTG GAAAATTCCTGGCAGATAACATTGTGGGTTCTGTTGTGGTGTTCTCACTCATCTTCTGGATCCCTCTTAGTATTCTGGTTCACTGCGTG GACAAGAGACTCGACCAGCAGTATGAGGAGAACACAATGTCGCTGTACCGCCCTCTGAAT CAGACGCTGGAGGTTTGTAATAGAGCTCCAGCCGGAG CAAGAAATCCTGAGCAGTCTGGAGTCAGCGTCCGTGCACATCGTCAagcctcctcagcctccctcttcctccttcgccgGCCCGACCGTGCTCTTATCGCAGCCCCGCCAGGCGTCGGCGGCAGTCAGCGCCGTCTCAAAGCCGACCCCCGGGCCGAGCTATGTGGCCACGCCGGACAGCGTCGGCAGCGGCGGGGGGCTGCGGATGGCCACCATCCAGGAGGACAACAGCGGCGACTCTCACCCGGTAGAGGAGGCGGGCCGGGGCGACGACTTCCCAACCGCAGGAGTCTGCTCGTCGGCTACGAGATCCTCCTACGAGGATCTGAGCGATCAGAGCCCGTCGGCCCGGGAGAGGCGGCGTCTCAAGAGGCAGAAGTGCTTTGA
- the iah1 gene encoding isoamyl acetate-hydrolyzing esterase 1 homolog, whose product MSKCRTLIWPKVILFGDSITQSSFQNNGWGSVIADKLARKCDVVNRGLSGYNSRWGKIVLPRIVNNDDSANIAAVTVFFGANDCALRDKNPQQHVPLHEYSENLKAMSSYLTTAGVPAGKVIFITPPPVHEAAWEKECTLKGCPLNRLNSVAGQYAQACVQAAAQCDADVLDLWTLMQKDGQDFTVYLSDGLHLSEKGNQFVMRHLWELLESRVARLPFILPYWADVDAGIPESSLLCDQ is encoded by the exons ATGTCCAAATGTCGAACTTTAATCTGGCCGAAAGTGATTCTATTCGGGGATTCCATCACTCAG TCGTCCTTTCAAAACAACGGATGGGGTTCAGTCATCGCCGATAAATTAGCAAG GAAGTGTGACGTGGTCAACAGAGGCTTGTCGGGCTACAACTCCAGATGGGGGAAGATTGTTCTTCCAAGGATAGTGAATAATGACGACTCGGCAAACATTGCAGCAGTTACTGTCTTCTTTGGAGCCAACGACTGCGCTCTGCGAG ATAAGAACCCTCAGCAGCACGTTCCTCTGCACGAGTATTCCGAGAACCTGAAGGCGATGAGCAGCTACCTGACCACGGCGGGGGTCCCGGCGGGCAAGGTCATCTTCATCACTCCTCCCCCTGTCCATGAGGCAGCCTGGGAGAAAGAGTGCACCCTGAAAG GTTGTCCTCTCAATCGTCTCAACTCCGTGGCGGGCCAGTACGCTCAGGCGTGCGTCCAGGCGGCTGCTCAGTGTGACGCTGACGTTTTGGACTTGTGGACACTTATGCAGAAAGACGGACAG GACTTCACAGTCTACCTGTCGGACGGCCTCCACCTGTCTGAGAAAGGCAACCAGTTTGTGATGAGGCACCTTTGGGAGCTGCTGGAGAGCAGAGTGGCACGTCTGCCCTTCATCCTGCCCTACTGGGCGGACGTGGACGCCGGGATCCCAGAGAGCAGCCTGCTGTGCGACCAGTGA
- the LOC133412809 gene encoding uncharacterized protein LOC133412809, with product MAEVVLRLGRSTFNVSPKICANSSLKAPGKHRRSTLHSSTLSNGVLFVDLNFDRVYGDVSVELSHDDKSGSHGPGCGRRGHGDSLAIFAPQSSARPDSWWGHLTFTRTYGNDAREEPLHRSKTGYYDILGVSPTATHAQIKTAYYKQCFLYHPDRNAGNDEATVRFSDISEAYSVLGHKGLRKKYDRGLLSQLDLTTKARAEPTASKSAGGSSSTAAAVDRRGTMFDFDKFLRSHYGEQLQRDRDIRQRKEEMLRKRKESLGERNKERAMEVGVLMMLVAAVALVATLRGASS from the coding sequence ATGGCGGAGGTCGTACTCCGTTTGGGCAGAAGCACTTTCAACGTTTCGCCGAAAATTTGCGCTAATTCCTCACTCAAAGCTCCAGGGAAGCACAGAAGAAGCACACTGCATTCATCGACGTTATCCAACGGAGTTTTATTCGTTGATTTGAACTTTGACCGAGTGTATGGAGACGTATCAGTTGAGCTTTCACACGATGATAAAAGTGGAAGTCACGGACCCGGTTGTGGACGGCGCGGTCACGGCGACTCTTTGGCGATTTTCGCCCCCCAAAGCAGTGCTCGTCCGGACTCCTGGTGGGGCCATTTAACATTCACCAGGACTTACGGAAATGACGCCCGAGAGGAGCCTCTTCACAGAAGCAAAACGGGCTACTATGACATCCTCGGCGTGTCTCCCACGGCCACCCATGCTCAGATCAAAACCGCCTACTACAAGCAGTGCTTCCTCTACCACCCGGACAGAAACGCCGGCAACGACGAGGCCACCGTTCGCTTCTCGGATATCAGCGAGGCCTACTCGGTGTTGGGCCACAAGGGCTTGCGGAAGAAGTACGACCGCGGCCTCTTGAGCCAGCTCGACCTGACCACCAAGGCCCGCGCCGAACCCACCGCTTCCAAGTCCGCCGGAGGGAGCTCgtcgacggcggcggcggtggacCGCCGAGGGACCATGTTCGACTTCGACAAGTTCCTTCGCTCGCACTACGGCGAGCAACTCCAGAGGGACAGAGACATTCGGCAACGGAAGGAGGAGATGCTGAGGAAACGCAAGGAGTCGCTGGGCGAGAGGAACAAGGAGAGGGCCATGGAGGTGGGCGTCCTCATGATGCTCGTCGCCGCCGTTGCCCTGGTGGCCACCTTGAGAGGAGCATCCAGCTAA